The sequence ACGACAGTAACTGTTCATTGGTGGATTGGTTGCAAATATCTTGGTCAGGACGCTAATGACTCAGCATTATTAAAATCTTTGTCTATAACACTTGATAACGCGAGCTCAAATCTCATGCCAAGTGTTAGTTCCCAGTATATTGCAGATACGCTTTGCTAATTTGTGCCAACTATCACAAAACCTTGATCGAAGGTTTACTGCTCGTGATTTCCAACCGTCTAACATCAGAATATTGCACGTGAAGTCACTTTGATTGTTATTCACTTTTACTGGAATTCGCTGAGAATTAATGGCTAGACAAACGTATTATTGATTAGTATTCGATGATCAGTGtacaatatttatatatttgactttcttacAATAGGATTATAATGAATACTACAGAATGCTTTGTCTTCTTCTAAaacacacaattacttgaaaTTTTATCCCTTTATTTTAGCACTTCGAAAAACTATGCTAAGAGCACATCGACAAGTATGGGCGTGGCAAAATGAATGGTATGGTCTTACAATAGAGGAAATTCGTCGTTTAGAAGAGGAAACAGCTCAGGCATTAGCGTCCAAAATGGCTGATTCCAACCAACCGCCAAATAATGACGGCGAGTTATCTAAGCAAGTTCAATCAACAACATCAAACATCAATGAAACTATGAATGCTATTGAAGTGAAATGTAATCAGTCTGATGAAGTTAGTTTAAGTTTACATTAACTAGTTTTGGATTAATAGTCAGCTGACTTATACGATACATTCTTTTTTTCTCGAAATCTCTACATTTTCATTTCTGAGGCTTATAAAAGCCTTAATTTACATACCGTTGAacatttaaatgaattcatagaAAATATACACTTCTTGTCTGCGAATTGACTGATTTATTTTATCAGCTATGGGTCAGGCGTTTTCTACACAACGTTCAACGAATATATAAGTACATCGCGCACGAAATCACTGTTAGTATCATTGTAAACACCATAATCAGACTAGATTACCACTCTTGGACAGAAAATGAATACACTCTGTGTACAGACCATTTACTTACGTTTGAGAGAACACACTCAACATTTAACTAGGTGTCGGTCTCTTGAGAGACCTCACCTTAACTCACTTAGTTCCAATCGATCACCAGCTTCCTGTTGCAGCGAAGTCTGGCAATCCAATCTGATGTTGTTTTTCACCTTGCAACTAAATGAAGAAACATCTTTTCAACATCCAGGTCGGCAACCACAGATGACTGTTATCACCGGACAGAACTACTGACGCAAATCAACGATTGATGACTTGTCTATATCCACGTTCTTGTCATCAACAGCTAGGGTCTGGTGAATATTCTTCAACAAACGTCTAAGACAGTAggtaaaataaataactatctACTTGAGAATTTTCCAGACCACTAATTACACGGTTTTCAGCTTGTGATAGAGTATTGTTGTCTAGCTGAACCTTAGCTGATAAATTTTCTATAACTTACTAATATAAATGTGAGGTGACTTACGAGTTCttgttttaaaatttcatataaattacCTGGGGCTGGTTTCGTAATTCTCACACTTGCTCCATTAATTTATCCGGCGACAACGAACTAGCATACATAATCGTCACTCTCTGATTAGTGTTTCTATGGGCCAGTAAAATACTTTTTAAGCATACACACCATAGTATTAGGTCTCTGTCTATAAAGCAGGTACAAATAAAGAGATGGCACCCACTAACTCCGATTTAGAAAAGGCGGGCAAAAAATATCTTGCGACTTGTGTTGATAAATGTTATTGTAATTTCAAAGTGTAAAATAGCGGATTAGATCTGAAAATAGTTCCGAAAATGTTAATTTTGGTGCAACTATAAATTATAACCCAAAAGTTTCCTGGGCAGCGTTTCTGATATTCTTTCCATCAGGTTCACTGTTTTATTGAGGTTGCCTCCCAATAAAATCGAACTTCAAGGATAAATCGTCCCATGTTACTTTGTACGACTTGATGACCGTATTGTTAGCAGTGTGAAACGAAAAGTCGAAATACACAGAGttgtaaaacaatatatttggAGTGAATCATAGAAACATACTAGACATAAACAACCTCTTAGTGTTCAAACAAAGATGGAAGTATATCGCCACTAAATTTGCACACAAACAACACaagtatacatttttcacgAGTTTACTCATACGTTTCAAGGTATCCAAAGTATGTCTGCTACACAGTAAATACTCTAGGTTTAATTCACTAATAGTTTTTGTATAAGATTATGGAAGTTTCCTGACAAAAGTTTAGTTTACTGAATAATTACACTAAAAGTCATGGATATGTCAAATCGTATCTAAAAAGTGTTAATTAGGAATCTTATCCAGATCTGTTGAATGTTAAACACGAAATTTTATTGATTGCATCATTTGGCGcattccaaaataaaattaatctcTTGTTCTTTGCAAAAACGATAGCCTGGTGGATTTTTACACAAATTTTGGGAGCTACATGCATACACAGACTATAAAATTAGTTTTGTGGCATTTTTAAGCAGTTTACTCAAACTGATAAGATATGGCTACTATATCATTCTCAAACATGCAACCTGGAACAAATATTCGACTCAAGTTGCCAAATCGTGTCAACACAAGTGAGACAGAGTAAATAAGATTgagctaataataatagttgcatctatgaaaataaaaagaactAAACAGGAAGAATGTGGTTCAAGGTGAATGAATTGGTTTGCAGAATTAAAGACCATGAAGTAAAATTATAATTCAATACTTATGGGTAGATGGAAAGAAGCGAACGGATCTACACATCAGTTTTGAATCATGTCGTTTGAGATTTCCAACCACTGATCAGGGTTACTACTCCAGTTGTTATGTTAGAGCTGTGTTCTCAAatattgtgaatatatatactGTACAAGAGAGTATATACTTTATGAGATACCTTTCTCGGAAATTTATAGTTTCATGTTAGTTTTCAATTGATGATGTTATGTGTTGAAACGTATCCCGATTTATACTTCCATCAATTACGCAActcataaattaatatttttgtcAACCTATATAATTTCTAATCACTAAGTATACAGTTGtgatctcagtcagtcagtcagtaacaacgtagaacttcgtacgtacatatatcagttcgagttgccataccacattagcacagagatacagttgtcgattcaaatcccgtagtgatagaggtagtaagagtataagcagtaatccgaaagattagggtttgaagatgttatttaaggagtataatatagtgaaataaatttggaaagagaaaaaagggacatgaagaattcagaagattagaatttgggagaacacaaagagtggatgcatctgcgccattgcaaacgattttgagccatttcattcaaggtctctaaccatcagttgctatcatcgcgcggtccccaaccaggtagtctaaacctaccaacatggctcaattGTGATCTATTTTTCTTGAAGTTGTTTAAGTAAAGTGTTCATGTTAGTTCTTACCGTTTACGAAATATAAAAATGTTCCTTTTATAGTGATATGTAATTTAAATTGAATCGATTCATATATAAGCCAGCTTGTAAATTGTTTATGATTGACTGTGACTGAGATGAAAATAATCACATACTTTCAACTATATTTATTCTACATTCTTCACTTTATTTTAGCCTTTTAAATTGTTTTGTATATCTGAAATCGTTTTTTCTCTACAAAAGTATTGATTTTACGCTTTCATGGTTTTGTACTCCtgcttttttttgtttaaatttcattagaaatgtGAATTCGAATCAAGCGCAGCGACATCAGAAAAATTCCATCTTCCAGTTAATTCAACTGATATTGCAGGTGCGGATTTGTCTAAATGCTACTCGTCCAGTTAAAATTACGTAATCTGAATAGATATTATGTATAATGTGTTTTCCTCTTTTTTATGtaggtatatatatgtatctgtAGGTGTTACCACTCTCTTTATACTATTGTCGCTGTTTTTATCTACAATCATTTCTGAGGAATCATATTTCAAGTATTGTTGGTGGTAAAGTTAGTTAAATATGTAGAAATAATCTGTATCAGAAAACCCCTGCAgatcaataatattaatgaataaataggtatattaaaacaaacttcAGTGTAATTTAATCCTTATTCTGATCTTTTACGTGTCCTCATTTATTCATGCATACAAATCTGTATTTCATTAGTGGATATATCTTGTTAACTAATAGGAATATGAAATTTAGTTCATTTAAAAAAGTAGTAAGAATGGTAGCAAATAGAACCGAGTCATACATTCTAAAAAATTATACACTAAgttgaaatattttgataaatttattttactactAATTTTTCCTTGTTTTCACTTTACTTTTTACCTAATTCGTCTTTATTACTTTCTCAAGTTAAGTATAGTGTAGTACTTAGTTAGATAATTGATTATCTTCagttattcatttcttttttcttttttttctaattgttttcCTTACTACAATTTTAGCATGAAATTCTTCAAATACTACTATTATAATATACTTTGTACTTACCTTTCTATTTTTcactatttatttgttattacaTCATATAAATATAACTAATATAATGCGGCTCAActcaaaaaaaatatttttgatttataCGTGTTATTGTTTACGTTTGAATAGCTTCAATGTGAAATATTTTAAGAGTTAACATAAAATGTTCTATTTTGTTTTGTGTAAAGTATTTGAAATAGAAGTTACGGTATTTTTGTGTGTATTTATCCATGGTATCTATAATTTAACTGTTATTTTGCTAATTTCTATGCTTTCCTAGATAGTTATGACGGTTTATGTTGTTTATAATTTAagtttgttatatatatatatatatatatatatatatatatatatatatatatatattcgtgtGTGTAATCAACTTTCAATATTAGTGTATGATATAGTCGTTTATTGGATATtgttttactacctctactgcTGTGTAATTTGccttgacaatttcatctcgttGTGCTATTAggttatggcaacttgaaccgatgtacacatGTGCCAGATTCTACGTTGCATTTGACTGATTGATTAACTACTGTTACAGAAATATTTTACTCGATATCCATACATTATTTTCTATGTCTACGGATAGTTTTTTCCTAAGAATCGTTTGGTGGTTTTAAGTTCTCATCTTAACAATATTCCGACTGACATTGTAATCTGGTTATCACAAAAATAACTAGTAAGTTCTGTATGATTCACTCAGTTTCCAAATAAAATTCTGTATGTATTCGTTGATTTTGTACTATTTGTGTACACCGTACCTTGTTATCTTGTTCATATAAGTACTCTAAAGCAAATTTTATGCTGAACTGATGAATTACcttttttaaaaagtttctACAGTAGTTAAGTACCATAAAGTTGTATCACTCTGTTTGATATGTATGAACATAATCCGCTTTCGTTCAAGTTTCGTGTTATTTTGATATTACAGTAACTTGATTTTGATACTCTACTTAATCTTTCTATAAACAGTGCGCAATATTTGtatattgttattgaaatagttCT comes from Schistosoma haematobium chromosome 3, whole genome shotgun sequence and encodes:
- the PITPNM2_1 gene encoding Membrane-associated phosphatidylinositol transfer protein 2 (EggNog:ENOG410V544~COG:I,T), with amino-acid sequence MCAYKLCRVEFRYWGTQTRVEQFIHDTALRKTMLRAHRQVWAWQNEWYGLTIEEIRRLEEETAQALASKMADSNQPPNNDGELSKQVQSTTSNINETMNAIEVKCNQSDEKCEFESSAATSEKFHLPVNSTDIAEQNLWADFKKLEANNFELDDFEPFTAPCAGMCYFIVYIHTVYSRI